In a single window of the Methylococcus sp. Mc7 genome:
- a CDS encoding isoprenyl transferase, with protein sequence MVFSPDNIKPVALAPEDGARTRSLPRHVAIVMDGNGRWAQERYLPRTAGHRAGVGAVRKVVEHCAKRGVEALTLFAFSSENWRRPEQEVSVLMELFLSTLERETEKLHQNGVRLRIIGDRTAFGEALRERMDAAESLTRNNTGLQLAIAANYGGRWDIVQAVQTLAAKVRQGELPPEQITADMLQQQLALADLPEPDLFIRTGGERRISNFLLWQLAYTELYFTPLLWPEFDEDALDLAFEDYAGRQRRFGYTGEQVAGQMP encoded by the coding sequence ATGGTTTTCTCGCCGGACAATATCAAGCCGGTGGCGCTTGCCCCGGAAGATGGCGCCAGGACGCGCAGCCTCCCCCGCCATGTCGCCATCGTCATGGATGGCAACGGCCGCTGGGCGCAAGAGCGCTATTTGCCCCGAACCGCCGGCCATCGCGCCGGCGTCGGCGCGGTCCGCAAGGTGGTGGAGCACTGCGCGAAGCGGGGCGTGGAAGCGCTGACGCTGTTCGCGTTCAGCAGCGAGAACTGGCGCCGTCCCGAGCAGGAGGTCTCCGTGCTGATGGAGCTTTTCCTGTCGACGCTGGAACGGGAAACGGAAAAGCTGCACCAGAACGGCGTACGCCTTCGCATCATCGGCGACCGCACGGCCTTTGGGGAGGCTCTGCGCGAGCGGATGGACGCCGCCGAATCACTGACCCGCAACAATACCGGCTTGCAACTGGCAATCGCGGCGAATTACGGCGGGCGCTGGGATATCGTCCAGGCGGTCCAGACCTTGGCGGCGAAGGTCCGGCAGGGCGAGCTGCCGCCTGAGCAGATCACGGCGGACATGCTGCAGCAGCAGCTCGCCCTGGCCGATCTCCCCGAGCCGGACCTTTTCATCCGCACCGGTGGCGAGCGCCGGATCAGCAACTTCCTCCTCTGGCAGCTTGCCTATACGGAGCTGTATTTCACGCCCCTGCTGTGGCCGGAATTCGACGAGGATGCGCTGGATCTCGCGTTCGAGGACTACGCCGGCAGGCAGCGCCGGTTCGGCTATACCGGGGAACAGGTCGCGGGCCAGATGCCCTGA
- the rpsB gene encoding 30S ribosomal protein S2, whose translation MTSVTMRQMLEAGVHFGHQTRYWNPKMAPFIFGARSNIHIINLEKTLPLFNDAMKYLEQVSANRGKILFVGTKKTMRKVIEEEARRCGMPYVNHRWLGGMLTNFKTIKASIARMKDLQAMRDDGRLNRFSKKEALGMMRELEKLDCNVGGIGDMDRLPDVMFIIDTGYEKNAVSEARKLGIPVVGVVDTNNSPFGIDYVIPGNDDSIRAVQLYAQSAATAILRGKASGVDFGTAAADEFVEMEPEAEQGVTGESLGG comes from the coding sequence ATGACCTCAGTTACCATGCGCCAGATGCTCGAAGCGGGCGTTCATTTCGGGCACCAGACGCGTTACTGGAATCCGAAGATGGCCCCTTTCATCTTCGGCGCGCGCAGCAATATCCACATCATCAATCTGGAAAAGACGCTGCCCCTGTTCAACGACGCCATGAAATACCTGGAGCAGGTCTCCGCCAACCGCGGTAAGATTCTGTTCGTAGGCACCAAGAAGACCATGCGCAAGGTCATCGAGGAAGAAGCCCGGCGCTGCGGCATGCCTTACGTCAATCACCGCTGGCTGGGCGGCATGCTGACCAATTTCAAGACCATCAAGGCATCCATCGCCCGGATGAAGGATCTGCAGGCCATGCGCGACGATGGCCGTCTCAACCGCTTCAGCAAGAAGGAAGCGCTCGGCATGATGCGCGAGCTGGAGAAGCTGGATTGCAACGTCGGCGGCATCGGCGACATGGACCGCCTTCCCGACGTGATGTTCATCATCGATACGGGTTACGAGAAGAACGCCGTCAGCGAAGCGCGCAAGCTGGGCATCCCCGTCGTGGGCGTGGTGGATACCAACAACAGCCCGTTCGGGATCGACTATGTGATTCCGGGCAACGACGACTCCATCCGTGCGGTCCAGTTGTATGCCCAGAGCGCCGCGACGGCGATTCTGCGCGGCAAGGCGTCCGGCGTGGATTTCGGCACCGCTGCGGCGGATGAATTCGTGGAAATGGAGCCGGAAGCGGAACAGGGGGTCACGGGCGAGAGCCTGGGAGGCTGA
- the ispC gene encoding 1-deoxy-D-xylulose-5-phosphate reductoisomerase, whose translation MKGICILGSTGSIGVSTLDVVARHPDRYRVVALTANGNIDRLFEQCRDHRPRYAVAIRAEAAADLRERLVAAGLGGIEVLSGPGALEQVASLPEVDSVMAAIVGAAGLLPTLAAARAGKEVLLANKEALVMSGQLFMAEVVRAGARLLPIDSEHNAVFQCMPAAYRAGTEAVGVRRILLTASGGPFLNTPIAELESVTPEQAVAHPNWVMGRKISVDSATMMNKGLEVIEACLLFNAKPDDVQVVVHRQSVIHSMVDYVDGTVLAQMGTPDMRIPIAHALAWPERFESGAEPLDLFAVHQLNFERPDLARFPCLRLAYEAVRAGGTAPAILNAANEAAVAAFLDRRLAFTGIPRVIEHCMATVAAGAADAIDSVLQADAETRKVAETYIGNCRI comes from the coding sequence GTGAAAGGCATATGCATACTCGGCTCCACCGGCTCGATCGGCGTCAGCACGCTCGATGTGGTGGCGCGCCATCCCGACCGCTACCGCGTGGTGGCATTGACCGCCAACGGCAACATCGACCGCTTGTTCGAGCAATGCCGCGATCACCGGCCGCGCTATGCGGTGGCGATCCGGGCCGAGGCCGCGGCGGATCTGCGGGAGCGGCTGGTGGCGGCGGGTCTGGGCGGCATCGAGGTACTGTCCGGTCCGGGAGCACTGGAACAGGTCGCCTCCCTCCCGGAGGTGGACAGCGTGATGGCGGCGATCGTCGGCGCCGCAGGGCTGCTGCCCACCCTGGCGGCGGCGCGGGCCGGCAAGGAGGTGTTGCTGGCCAACAAGGAAGCGCTGGTGATGTCCGGCCAGTTGTTCATGGCCGAAGTGGTCCGGGCGGGGGCCAGGCTGCTGCCGATCGACAGTGAGCACAACGCGGTGTTCCAGTGCATGCCGGCGGCTTATCGCGCCGGCACCGAGGCCGTCGGGGTGCGCCGCATCCTGCTCACCGCTTCCGGAGGGCCGTTCCTCAACACCCCCATCGCCGAGCTGGAGTCGGTCACGCCGGAGCAGGCCGTGGCGCATCCGAACTGGGTGATGGGCCGGAAGATATCGGTCGATTCGGCCACCATGATGAACAAGGGTCTGGAAGTGATCGAGGCCTGCCTGCTGTTCAACGCTAAGCCCGACGACGTGCAGGTCGTCGTGCACCGCCAGAGCGTGATCCATTCCATGGTGGACTACGTCGACGGCACCGTGCTGGCCCAGATGGGGACCCCCGACATGCGTATTCCGATCGCCCACGCGCTCGCCTGGCCCGAGCGTTTCGAATCCGGCGCGGAACCTCTCGATCTGTTCGCTGTCCACCAATTGAACTTCGAGCGTCCTGACCTTGCCCGTTTCCCTTGCCTGCGCCTGGCCTACGAGGCGGTGCGGGCGGGGGGCACGGCGCCGGCGATCCTGAATGCGGCCAACGAGGCCGCGGTCGCTGCGTTCCTGGACCGACGGCTGGCTTTCACCGGCATACCGCGGGTGATCGAGCACTGCATGGCGACGGTTGCGGCCGGAGCGGCGGATGCCATCGATTCGGTCTTGCAAGCGGACGCGGAAACCCGCAAGGTAGCGGAGACGTACATCGGCAACTGTAGGATTTAA
- a CDS encoding phosphatidate cytidylyltransferase codes for MFKNRLITALVLAPLVIAAVLLLKPTAFSAVWGGVILLAAWEWAGVSGVDNRVGRIAFLAALGLPMVFASAWAPYTVDWLMWPVVAWWFAVGMLLRARPDKALAIRLPVGLKLGLGWFILLTSWILFIWLRFNFGAVQALYLLVLISFADIAAYFVGRNWGFTKLMPEISPGKTVEGLYGALAVSAVLAVAVGLWFKLEPLTIADFVILSVVTVVISVGGDLFESLLKRQRGVKDSGSLLPGHGGVLDRIDALLASVAVFYAGSMLLGLFLQTAEPVTIEVPTEMEGAPVQVEPIQPESDESVPEPMEPEDAGTDESAPEE; via the coding sequence ATGTTCAAAAATCGCTTGATTACGGCCCTGGTCCTGGCGCCACTGGTCATCGCGGCCGTCCTGCTGCTTAAGCCCACCGCGTTTTCGGCGGTGTGGGGGGGCGTGATCCTGCTCGCCGCCTGGGAATGGGCGGGCGTCTCCGGTGTGGACAACCGCGTCGGGCGGATCGCTTTCCTCGCCGCCCTCGGACTGCCCATGGTTTTCGCCAGTGCGTGGGCGCCCTATACGGTCGACTGGCTAATGTGGCCGGTGGTGGCGTGGTGGTTCGCCGTCGGCATGCTGCTGCGGGCCAGGCCGGACAAAGCGCTGGCGATCCGGCTGCCGGTGGGGCTGAAGCTGGGGCTGGGCTGGTTCATCCTGCTCACCTCCTGGATCCTGTTCATCTGGCTGCGCTTCAATTTCGGCGCCGTACAGGCGCTGTATCTGCTGGTGCTGATTTCTTTCGCGGACATTGCCGCCTATTTCGTCGGGCGCAACTGGGGCTTCACCAAGCTGATGCCGGAAATCAGTCCCGGCAAGACGGTCGAGGGGCTGTACGGCGCTCTGGCGGTCTCGGCCGTCCTGGCAGTCGCCGTGGGGCTGTGGTTCAAGCTGGAGCCTTTGACCATCGCCGATTTCGTCATCCTTTCCGTCGTCACCGTCGTGATTTCCGTGGGTGGCGATTTGTTCGAAAGCCTGCTCAAGCGGCAGCGCGGCGTGAAGGATAGCGGATCGCTCCTGCCCGGCCATGGCGGAGTGCTCGACCGGATCGACGCTTTGCTGGCCTCGGTCGCGGTCTTCTACGCCGGCTCCATGCTTCTCGGCCTGTTTCTGCAGACCGCGGAGCCCGTGACGATCGAAGTGCCCACCGAAATGGAGGGCGCGCCGGTTCAGGTCGAGCCGATCCAGCCGGAAAGCGATGAAAGCGTTCCGGAACCGATGGAGCCGGAAGACGCCGGGACCGATGAATCGGCTCCGGAAGAGTAA
- the tsf gene encoding translation elongation factor Ts, with protein MSITAGMVKELRERTGSGMMECKKALTETGGDLEAAVELMRKQGLAKADKKSGRTAAEGRVCVKVSEDGKAAAIVEVNCETDFVAKGDDFVKFADDVAAAALASSAATVEDFLAGQMADGTPVEQARREMIAKIGENINVRRFERLSSQEGWVASYLHGTRIGVLVELVGGDAELGKDIAMHIAASKPLCCDEKGVPAEVIAKEKEIFGAQAQASGKPANIIEKMVEGRIGKFLGEITLVGQPFVKDPDQTVGKLLQSKGASVVRFVRFEVGEGIEKEETNFAEEVMAQVRAS; from the coding sequence ATGAGCATTACTGCGGGAATGGTGAAGGAGCTGCGCGAACGTACCGGCTCCGGCATGATGGAGTGCAAGAAGGCGCTGACGGAAACCGGCGGCGATCTGGAGGCCGCGGTCGAGCTGATGAGAAAGCAGGGGCTGGCCAAGGCCGACAAGAAATCCGGCCGTACCGCCGCCGAAGGCCGCGTCTGCGTCAAGGTGAGCGAGGACGGCAAAGCCGCGGCCATCGTCGAGGTCAACTGCGAAACCGACTTCGTCGCCAAGGGCGATGATTTCGTCAAGTTCGCCGACGACGTCGCCGCTGCGGCCCTGGCGTCCTCCGCGGCGACCGTCGAAGATTTCCTGGCCGGGCAGATGGCGGACGGCACCCCGGTAGAGCAGGCGCGCCGGGAGATGATCGCCAAGATCGGCGAGAACATCAATGTGCGCCGCTTCGAGCGCCTGAGCAGCCAGGAAGGCTGGGTGGCGAGCTATCTGCACGGTACCCGGATCGGCGTACTGGTCGAGCTGGTCGGCGGCGACGCCGAATTGGGCAAGGACATCGCCATGCATATCGCGGCCAGCAAGCCCCTGTGCTGCGACGAGAAGGGCGTACCCGCCGAAGTGATCGCCAAGGAAAAGGAAATCTTCGGCGCCCAGGCGCAGGCCAGCGGCAAGCCGGCGAACATCATCGAAAAGATGGTCGAGGGCCGGATCGGCAAGTTCCTCGGCGAGATCACCCTGGTGGGACAGCCGTTCGTCAAGGATCCCGACCAGACGGTGGGCAAGCTCCTGCAGTCCAAAGGCGCTTCGGTGGTGCGTTTCGTCCGCTTCGAAGTCGGTGAAGGCATCGAGAAGGAAGAAACCAATTTCGCCGAGGAAGTGATGGCGCAGGTGCGCGCTTCCTGA
- the frr gene encoding ribosome recycling factor yields MINDIQKRTAERMQKSIEALKHEFAKIRTGRAHPSLLEHIRVSYYGNEVPLTQVANVAVEDARSLAVTPWERNMVQAIEKAIMTSDLGLNPSTAGTVIRVPLPPLTEERRRDLIKVVRHEAENGRVAIRNIRRDANNELKAALKEKLISEDEDRRSQEQIQKTTDQFIKEVDKLLEQKEADLLAV; encoded by the coding sequence ATGATCAACGACATACAGAAACGTACCGCGGAGCGGATGCAGAAGAGCATCGAGGCCCTGAAGCACGAATTCGCCAAAATTCGCACCGGGCGTGCCCACCCGAGCCTGCTGGAGCATATCCGGGTGTCTTATTACGGCAATGAGGTGCCGCTGACCCAGGTCGCCAACGTCGCGGTAGAGGACGCCCGCAGCCTGGCGGTCACCCCCTGGGAGCGGAACATGGTGCAGGCGATCGAGAAAGCGATCATGACCTCGGACCTGGGGCTCAATCCCTCAACCGCCGGCACGGTCATCCGGGTGCCGCTGCCGCCGCTGACCGAGGAGCGCCGCCGCGACCTGATCAAGGTGGTGCGCCATGAGGCCGAGAACGGGCGGGTGGCGATCCGGAATATCCGCCGCGACGCCAACAACGAACTCAAGGCGGCGCTCAAGGAGAAGCTGATTTCCGAGGACGAGGACCGCCGCAGCCAGGAGCAGATCCAGAAAACCACGGACCAGTTCATCAAGGAAGTGGACAAGCTTCTGGAGCAAAAGGAAGCCGACCTGCTTGCTGTTTAG
- the pyrH gene encoding UMP kinase — MTEPVYKRILLKLSGEALMGDQGAGIDADILKRLATEIDELCRAGVEVGLVIGGGNIVRGAEKASEGLDRVTGDHMGMLATVINALAMQDALENLGRPVRVMSALKINQVCEDYIRRRAVRHLEKGRVVVFAAGTGNPFFTTDSAASLRAIEIGADLLIKATKVDGVYSADPLKDPEAKFYSRLTYDEALDQRLNVMDTTALVLCRDYKMPLRVMNVFRPGAVMRLIRGEDIGSLLVTG; from the coding sequence ATGACAGAACCGGTATACAAGCGTATCTTGCTCAAGCTCAGCGGCGAAGCCTTGATGGGAGACCAGGGTGCCGGCATAGACGCCGACATCCTGAAGCGGCTCGCGACGGAAATCGACGAGCTGTGCCGGGCCGGCGTCGAGGTCGGCCTGGTCATCGGCGGCGGCAACATCGTCCGTGGCGCCGAAAAAGCCTCCGAAGGACTGGATCGCGTGACCGGCGATCACATGGGCATGCTCGCCACGGTCATCAATGCCCTGGCCATGCAGGATGCCCTCGAGAACCTGGGGCGGCCGGTACGGGTCATGTCGGCCCTCAAGATCAACCAAGTCTGTGAAGACTATATCCGCCGGCGCGCAGTCCGGCATCTGGAAAAAGGGCGGGTCGTGGTCTTCGCCGCGGGCACCGGCAATCCGTTCTTCACCACCGATTCCGCCGCCAGCCTCAGAGCCATCGAGATCGGCGCCGACCTGCTGATCAAGGCCACCAAGGTCGACGGCGTCTATTCGGCCGATCCCCTGAAAGATCCCGAAGCGAAATTCTATTCGCGCCTGACGTACGACGAGGCGCTGGATCAGCGTCTCAATGTCATGGACACGACGGCGCTGGTGCTGTGCCGCGATTACAAGATGCCGCTGCGGGTCATGAACGTTTTTCGCCCAGGCGCGGTGATGCGCCTGATTCGGGGCGAGGATATCGGATCTTTGCTGGTAACGGGGTAA